Part of the bacterium genome, CGATGGGCGACGGTGAACCGGCGGTCCAGCGGCACCACCTGCGCGGCGATCCCGAGATAGGCTCTCCGGACGCGTCCATCACGGATGAGTTGATACGCCACCCACTTGGCGGTGTTCACGGGAATCGCGAAGCAGATCCCCTGCGAGCCGGCGATCACGGCGGTGTTGATCCCGATGACGGTTCCCCGAGAGTCGGCCAGGGGCCCTCCGGAGTTGCCGGGATTGAGCGCGGCATCGGTTTGAATGACGTTATCGATCAACCGGCCCGTTTCCGCCCGCAGGGTGCGCCCCAGCGCGCTGATGACCCCCGCGGTGACGGTCGCCTGAAAGCCGAGGGGATTGCCTACGGCCACCACGAGCTGCCCCACCCTCAGGTGGGACGAGTCGCCGAGGTCGGCCACGGGCAGCCCGCCCACGGGGGCGCGAATCACGGCCAGGTCGCTGTACGGGTCGTCACCGACGAGCTGAGCGGTCAGGCTGCGCCCGTCCTGGAGGCGCGCCTCGATCCGCGACGCCGCGTGCACCACGTGGCTGTTCGTCAGAATATACCCGTCGGGCGCGATGATGACCCCGCTGCCCGCGCCGCGAAGCTCGGGCATGCCGCGTCGTTGAAGCCGCTCCGGGGCCGGCCGTGCCATCCCCAGGCTCACGACCGCGGGGCCGACGCGATCGACGGCCCCGACCACCGCCTCGGAGTAGGCATCAAGCGCCGGGCCGTCGTCGATCGTCGCGGTCGCCCGCTGTCCGCTGTCCACGTCCGTGCGTAGAAACTCGAGGTTCACGTACATCCACCTCCATATCCTGCGGTTATCAACGCGAGCCGTCGGACACATATTCCCCGTTGGGGCCGAGGCGCAGGGTGGCCGGGTGTCCTGTCAGAAGGATCAGGATGGGTCCCGTGGATTCTCCGGCGGCGACGGCGCCCGCCGCGGGGCACCATCCTCTCGAACGCGTGTGGAGGGGTGCGGGCATTGCGAAAGACCTCCAGGACGGATGAGCTTCGCGTGTTGAACGCGATCGCCGAGGCGTTGAATCGTTCCTCGGACGTTCAGCAGGCCCTCGAGCGAACGCTCGGCCTGGTGGTCAGGCTTCTGGGGCTGCGCACGGGGTGGGTGTGGCTGCTGGATCCGGACACGCAGCAGTTTTACAGCGCCGCTGTGCAGCGCCTTCCCCCGTACCTCAAGGAACCGGTGCGGATGACCGGGTCCTCGTGTTGGTGCATCGAGCAGTTTCGGGACGGCTCGCTCACGCCGAGGAACATCGACGTCATCGAGTGCAGCCGCCTCCGCCCGGCCGTCAAGAAGAAGGCGGTCCACCTGACCCAGGGACTCCGGTATCACGCCAGCATCCCTCTGTACTTCCAGCGCAAACCCCTCGGGATCATCAATGTGACGGGACCGTCCTGGCGCAAGCTCTCGGGCGAGGAGTTGCGGCTCCTCTCCACGATCGCCTACCAGGTCGGGATCGCCATCGAACGCGCGCGCCTCGCGGAGGAGAGCGCACGCGGCGCGCGCGCCGAAGAGCGCGCACGGATCGCCCGCGAGATCCACGATACCCTCGTGCAGGGGTTGACGGCGATCGGGCTTCAATTGGAAGGGGCGCTTGGGCTCTTCGAGGAGAGCCCTCCACGTGCGCGGGAGCGGCTCCAGCGCGCGCTCGATGTCTCGCGGGAGAGCCTCGAAGAGGCGCGGCGGTCGGTCTTGGACCTGCGCGCGATGCCGCTGGTGGGCAGGCCGCTGGCGGAGGCCTTGGCCGCGCTGGGGCGGCGCTTCACCTCCGAGACGGGGATCCGCGTACACGTCCGGGCGCCGGAGATAGACGGGCTGCCGCTCCGCGTGGAAGCCGAGCTGCTCCGGATCGCCCAGGAGGCCCTCACGAACGTCCGCAAGCACGCGACGGCGAGCGAGGTGGAAGTGACCCTCCGCCGCGCCGGAGGGCAGCTGCACCTGTCCATCCGCGACGATGGGCGGGGATTCCGCGTACGGAAGGGGTCCACCACCGGCGTCGGGATCCTGGGGATGCACGAGCGGGCCAAGGTGCTGGGCGGCCGGCTTCGAGTGGCGAGCCGCCCTGGGGCGGGCGCCACGGTGCTGGCGTCCGTCCCCATCGCCACGAGGGACGGATGATTCGTGTGCTGATCGTGGACGATCACCCGGTCGTCCGGGAGGGTTTGAGAGCCGTGCTCGAGGACACCAAGGAGATGGAGGTGGTGGGCGAAGCAGGTTCAGCCGAGGAGGCGCTGTCGTCGGTTGAGAAAACGCTGCCCGATATCATCCTCCTCGACCTGGAGTTGCCGGGGATGAACGGGGTCGACGCGATCCCCCGGTTTGCCGTTGCCGCCTCGCACCCCAGGGTGATCATCCTCACGGCCTACGATACCGAGGAGCGGGTGCTCGCCGCGCTCAAGGCCGGGGCGGTCGGGTACGTGCTAAAGGGCGCCCCCGCGGGTGAGATCGCCCAGGCGATCCGAGCGGTTGCCGGGGGCGGATCGTACCTGACGCCTCGGGTGGCCGCTCGGGTCGTAGCTCAAGTCAACGCTCCCAGACGGTCTGGCCTGCTCACCGCCCGAGAGCGCCAGGTGCTCCGATTGGTTGCCCGGGGCCGTTCGAACAAGCAGATCGCCCGGGACCTGGCCATCACCGAGCGGACCGTCAAGTTTCACATGACGTCCATCTTCAACAAGCTGGGCGCCGACAACCGGGCCCAAGCCATCGCCATCGCCGCCCAGCGGGGTCTACTCTAAACCCACCTGTCCTTCGGATCAGCTTCTTCCTGCGCCTTTGACCAGCGCGCCACTCCACCCATCGGACGGTGCCCGCGGGTGGGTATTGGCGGACACTTGGAGCAAGGGCGAAAGGAGTTGATGGCGATGCGTCAGGAGATGGTGGCGTTGGTCACGGGCGCCTCACGCGGGCTCGGTCTGGAGGTAGCCCGGCTGCTGGCCCGTCGAGGCGCTCGGCTGATCCTCACGGCTCGTGGCGGTGAGGCGCTGGAGCGGGCCGCGATCGGCCTGGCCGAACGCGAAAATCTGGTCGCGCTCCCGGGGGA contains:
- a CDS encoding trypsin-like peptidase domain-containing protein: MYVNLEFLRTDVDSGQRATATIDDGPALDAYSEAVVGAVDRVGPAVVSLGMARPAPERLQRRGMPELRGAGSGVIIAPDGYILTNSHVVHAASRIEARLQDGRSLTAQLVGDDPYSDLAVIRAPVGGLPVADLGDSSHLRVGQLVVAVGNPLGFQATVTAGVISALGRTLRAETGRLIDNVIQTDAALNPGNSGGPLADSRGTVIGINTAVIAGSQGICFAIPVNTAKWVAYQLIRDGRVRRAYLGIAAQVVPLDRRFTVAHR
- a CDS encoding GAF domain-containing sensor histidine kinase, which encodes MLNAIAEALNRSSDVQQALERTLGLVVRLLGLRTGWVWLLDPDTQQFYSAAVQRLPPYLKEPVRMTGSSCWCIEQFRDGSLTPRNIDVIECSRLRPAVKKKAVHLTQGLRYHASIPLYFQRKPLGIINVTGPSWRKLSGEELRLLSTIAYQVGIAIERARLAEESARGARAEERARIAREIHDTLVQGLTAIGLQLEGALGLFEESPPRARERLQRALDVSRESLEEARRSVLDLRAMPLVGRPLAEALAALGRRFTSETGIRVHVRAPEIDGLPLRVEAELLRIAQEALTNVRKHATASEVEVTLRRAGGQLHLSIRDDGRGFRVRKGSTTGVGILGMHERAKVLGGRLRVASRPGAGATVLASVPIATRDG
- a CDS encoding response regulator transcription factor; this translates as MIRVLIVDDHPVVREGLRAVLEDTKEMEVVGEAGSAEEALSSVEKTLPDIILLDLELPGMNGVDAIPRFAVAASHPRVIILTAYDTEERVLAALKAGAVGYVLKGAPAGEIAQAIRAVAGGGSYLTPRVAARVVAQVNAPRRSGLLTARERQVLRLVARGRSNKQIARDLAITERTVKFHMTSIFNKLGADNRAQAIAIAAQRGLL